CGCAGGTCGTTGACGGCACGCTTCACGAGCCTGCGGGCAGCTTCGGCGGTTACGCCGAGTTCCTCGCCGACCTCGCGGTAGCTGCGCTTCTCGCCGTCATTGAGCCCGAAGCGCTGCTCGACGGCACGGCGGGCCCGGGCGTCGAGGTTGTTCAGCAGGCCGACGACCAGGTCCTTTTCGGTGCGGTCGAGGATCTCGGCCTCGGGGCCGTCCTTGGCATCGGGAACCAGGTCCATCAGCGTCGAGTCGCCGTCGTCGCCAACCGTGCGGTCGAGCGAGGTCGGCGTCGAGATGCGCTGCAGCCAAGCGTGTTCGTCGTCGAGGGCTTCGGTGTCGCCCGAGTTGGCACGCAGGGCGGCCCGAAGGCTGGCCGAGCGGTCCGAAGGCAGGCGCACGAGGCTCGCCTTCTGGTCGAGGGCCCGGCCTATCGACTGGCGAATCCAGAAAGTCGCGTAGGTCGAGAACTTGAATCCCTTGCGCCAGTCGAACTTCTCGACGGCGTGCTCGAGCCCGAGGTTGCCTTCCTGGATCAGGTCCAGCAGTTCCATGGCCGGAGGCAGGGGGTAACGCCGGGCGATCGACACGACCAGGCGCAGGTTGGCCCGAATGAAACGGTCGCGGGCTGCCGCAGCGGTGCTCACATCCTTGCGGAGGCGGCGCTTGTCGGCGGCGCTGAGATCCTCGCCACTCTCGAGCCGTTCGCGGGCCTCGCGGCCGGCCTCGATCTGTTGCGCGAGCATGCGCTCGTCGTCGGCGGTGAGGAGGGCAACTGCGCCGATCTCGTTCAAATACTGTCCAACTGAATCGCTCATCGGATCCTTGACTTCTTGCTCACTGTCATCTGGGGGAGTTCGGTTGTTCGCCTAGTGGGCTGTAAGGCGAGCTTGTTATTTCGACTCCGTGCGTGGTTCAACGGTGCGCTAGCGCGAAAACTTCCCGTCAACACTGTGAAAGCTATCACACCACTGCCACTTCTTTGGTGTACCCGTTACTGGGCGGGTTCAAACCCGAGGCTGGACCGGCGCCGCTCGCAGTTGTGAGGCGATGGGCGCTCAAGCCGGCCGTCAATTGTCGCATGTTTTCTCCTGGAAATACAGGGGTTATTCGGCGATCGCGGCGGTCGACTTGAGACTCACCGGCGGCGTGAGGGAGTCGAAGCGGTGACCAACGATGGGGATATCTCGGGGCCTCCAGGCCTTTTTGATCAAGACGCCCACAGCGAGGGCGGATACCTGCGCGATGCTCAGGTTCGATTGCCTAGGCGCGGCAGCGCCGGGCGCCGCGCTGCGGGCCGGCCTTCGGTGCCGCTC
This genomic stretch from Acidimicrobiales bacterium harbors:
- a CDS encoding sigma-70 family RNA polymerase sigma factor, giving the protein MSDSVGQYLNEIGAVALLTADDERMLAQQIEAGREARERLESGEDLSAADKRRLRKDVSTAAAARDRFIRANLRLVVSIARRYPLPPAMELLDLIQEGNLGLEHAVEKFDWRKGFKFSTYATFWIRQSIGRALDQKASLVRLPSDRSASLRAALRANSGDTEALDDEHAWLQRISTPTSLDRTVGDDGDSTLMDLVPDAKDGPEAEILDRTEKDLVVGLLNNLDARARRAVEQRFGLNDGEKRSYREVGEELGVTAEAARRLVKRAVNDLRQDAERIVAA